A genomic segment from Pristiophorus japonicus isolate sPriJap1 chromosome 16, sPriJap1.hap1, whole genome shotgun sequence encodes:
- the faap100 gene encoding Fanconi anemia core complex-associated protein 100: MAGRRDRTVCYWDQIKAALAPAGAGSRGAVRRLGSRLCVCSRSEFVYIYQQGSGSLEIVYRCPSPVWHVAMDRRSERLFVLCAGSGIYSILLNPKSSLVEETGAEESPHDASQSESNCGRRGPPVCAVDAESCLIRDPTVCSFIVSHDVVVTVAKEDQKWRMNALQLPAVGCEIPMLQTIEEIDLASHPSLLSCAKSPESRCPPVLCCIYPQTEQDAKERKGGDGYFCLESSLFSLLFSVDASMLHSPIVLCGFPDGQFCFLPMKYTKSDAKGHASRMTVLHHLEQPVVFIGGLTLRQEGSDDQDHQSSTDKSLIPDSIVVIGKGGKVLIIQSSLQMEMRLPNFIEYHLRGPVISACCRASTLYYSTGSDFFSVEFVRSENSSGVAGRTVDEGNSQADGVLPSILTPISLNICGIVAVSTPSLMPTGDVDLVALTEKGKVMACTLPHNPRAAQNVKLEAARAGQRIKDLLSGIGSVSNRIMSLKHVMQQKDKALKGLNQDLNICCALLSNQENQEKGMVPSKQPISCCITARWNRLLLQDSLVVSCILENLSDWPLEHNWSFCVKLVTHTSALTKCSDSTAYTYAFPISELPPRKKMEVTVPLISESDSFIALPVSVHCFLYYSLSSIMAGNAGGLPFAHNSALPPRLSESDGVCLPLNTHVIDLLDCLHIHEGGATEMVPPLNIHHKPSPSDALEMFLWSFICSEVNDVKGNKKLKGSFSVPGSDRAATGPFMASIKLSCELVKVALNDFGTGSAVENGCEVLRWLLSANSEMETARIQPPAVVHGTAPDGSSVRILSKQVDVTDFSVDGPVSAVEIVMECSSLTTFCFLHQALARRVQMLLERSSLCGDSLPGLRVQCLRQLVHNAEALLKEVQSVRDQLCLGAETNMSDAAAKLLLLYGQLRSTDLVIV; this comes from the exons ATTGTGTACAGATGCCCCAGCCCTGTGTGGCATGTGGCAATGGACAGGAGGAGTGAGCGGCTGTTTGTGCTGTGTGCCGGTAGTGGAATATATAGCATACTTTTAAATCCGAAGAGTAG CCTCGTTGAAGAGACAGGAGCTGAGGAATCGCCCCATGATGCTTCCCAATCGGAAAGTAACTGTGGGCGTCGCGGGCCTCCTGTCTGTGCTGTTGATGCTGAGAGCTGCCTCATCAGGGACCCTACGGTCTGCTCCTTCATCGTTTCACACGATGTTGTCGTGACGGTGGCGAAGGAGGATCAGAAATGGAGGATGAACGCCCTCCAACTCCCAGCTGTCGGCTGCGAGATTCCGATGCTCCAAACAATTGAAGAGATAGACCTCGCTTCTCATCCCAGTTTACTATCTTGTGCAAAATCCCCCGAGTCGAGATGCCCGCCAGTGCTGTGTTGCATTTACCCTCAGACTGAGCAGGATGCCAAGGAGCGGAAGGGGGGCGATGGCTACTTCTGTCTTGAATCATCGCTTTTCAGTCTCCTCTTTAGTGTGGATGCGAGCATGCTCCACTCGCCCATCGTACTTTGTGGGTTTCCAGACGGGCAATTTTGCTTCTTGCCCATGAAATACACCAAATCTGACGCCAAAGGGCATGCGTCACGAATGACAGTGCTGCACCACCTGGAACAGCCAGTTGTTTTTATTGGGGGCTTGACGTTGAGGCAGGAAGGGAGTGATGATCAGGATCACCAGTCATCCACGGACAAATCACTGATTCCCGACAGTATTGTAGTGATCGGGAAAGGTGGCAAAGTGCTGATTATCCAGTCCAGCCTTCAAATGGAGATGCGGCTTCCCAACTTCATTGAGTACCACCTTCGAGGCCCCGTCATCAGTGCCTGCTGCCGTGCCAGTACTCTCTATTACAGCACGGGCTCGGATTTTTTCAGTGTTGAGTTTGTACGTAGTGAGAATTCTTCTGGCGTTGCTGGGAGGACAGTCGATGAGGGGAACAGCCAAGCTGATGGTGTTTTGCCCTCCATCCTTACTCCCATTAGTCTAAACATCTGTGGGATTGTAGCTGTTTCCACACCTTCACTGATGCCCACAG GTGATGTCGACCTAGTAGCACTGACTGAGAAAGGAAAGGTGATGGCGTGTACCTTACCCCACAACCCGAGGGCAGCCCAGAACGTGAAGCTCGAGGCAGCAAGGGCAGGACAGCGCATTAAGGACCTTCTCTCTGGGATCGGCAGTGTCTCCAACAG AATCATGTCCTTGAAGCATGTCATGCAGCAGAAAGACAAAGCCTTAAAAGGACTGAACCAGGACTTGAACATATGCTGCGCGCTGCTGTCCAATCAGGAAAACCAGGAAAAAGGAATGGTGCCCTCCAAACAACCTATCAGCTGCTGCATCACTGCAAGGTGGAACCGTTTACTGCTTCAGGATTCGCTAGTTGTTTCATGCATTTTGGAGAACCTCAGCGATTGGCCACTGGAACACAATTGGTCATTTTGTGTCAAGCTCGTTACCCACACATCTGCTCTGACCAAATGCTCGGACAGCACAGCCTATACTTATGCTTTCCCCATCAGTGAACTTCCACCCAGAAAGAAGATGGAGGTCACTGTCCCCTTGATCTCTGAGAGTGATAGTTTTATTGCACTTCCTGTGTCGGTTCACTGCTTTCTCTATTATAGCTTGAGCAGTATTATGGCAGGGAATGCCGGTGGACTGCCCTTCGCTCATAATTCCGCACTGCCTCCCAGACTTTCAGAAAGTGATGGGGTTTGCCTGCCTCTAAACACTCACGTTATTGATTTGTTAGATTGCCTGCACATTCACGAAGGAGGAGCAACGGAAATGGTGCCACCCCTGAATATCCACCACAAACCGAGCCCATCAGACGCATTGGAGATGTTCCTATGGTCCTTTATTTGCTCTGAGGTTAATGACGTTAAAGGCAATAAAAAGTTAAAAGGATCTTTCAGTGTTCCTGGCAGTGACAGGGCAGCTACAGGACCTTTCATGGCTTCCATCAAGTTGTCCTGTGAGCTGGTGAAGGTTGCTCTGAATGATTTTGGTACAG GAAGTGCTGTGGAGAATGGATGCGAAGTCCTTCGATGGCTGCTGTCGGCAAATTCTGAGATGGAGACAGCAAGGATACAGCCTCCAGCGGTTGTGCATGGTACCGCACCAGACGGCAGCAGTGTCCGCATACTCTCAAAGCAG GTTGATGTCACTGATTTCTCTGTTGATGGACCAGTCAGCGCGGTGGAAATTGTGATGGAGTGTTCCTCGCTGACCACGTTTTGTTTCTTGCATCAAGCACTTGCGCGGCGTGTCCAG ATGCTTTTGGAGCGGAGTTCTCTCTGTGGTGACTCACTGCCTGGCCTTCGAGTACAGTGTCTCAGGCAGCTGGTACACAATGCAGAG GCCCTTCTTAAAGAGGTGCAGTCAGTGCGTGACCAGTTGTGTCTTGGGGCAGAAACGAATATGAGTGACGCCGCGGCCAAACTTCTGCTACTCTACGGGCAGCTGAGGAGCACGGATCTAGTGATTGTGTAA